The proteins below are encoded in one region of Eulemur rufifrons isolate Redbay chromosome 2, OSU_ERuf_1, whole genome shotgun sequence:
- the PARP2 gene encoding poly [ADP-ribose] polymerase 2 isoform X2: protein MAARRRTGDRRTRALNETKKVNNGNTAPEDPPPAKKTRRCQRQGVKKMPVVGGKANKERTEDKQGESVKALLLKGKAPVDPECTAKVGKAHVYCEGKDVYDVMLNQTNLQFNNNKYYLIQLLEDDAQRNFSVWMRWGRVGKMGQHSLVACSGNLSKAKEIFQKKFLDKTKNNWEDREKFEKVPGKYDMLQMDYATNTQGEDESKKEVSLKSPLKPESQLDLRVQELIELICNVQAMEEMMIEMKYNTKKAPLGKLTVAQIKAGYQSLKKIEDCIRAGQHGRALTEACNEFYTRIPHDFGLRTPPLIQTEKELSEKVQLLEALGDIEIAIKLVKTELQSPEHPLDQHYRNLHCALHPLDHKSYEFKVISQYLQSTHAPTHNDYTMTLLDVFEVEKEGEKEAFREDLDNRMLLWHGSRLSNWVGILSRGLRVAPPEAPITGYMFGKGIYFADMSSKSANYCFASHLKNTGLLLLSEVALGQCNELLEANPKAEGLLQGKHSTKGLGKMAPSPGHFITLNGSTVPLGPASDTGILNPEGYTLNYNEYIVYNPNQVRMRYLLKVQFNFLQLW, encoded by the exons ATGGCGGCTCGGCGGAGGACCGGCGACCGCAGGACGCGAG CATTAAATGAAACCAAGAAAGTTAATAATGGCAACACAGCTCCAGAAGATCCTCCTCCTGCTAAGAAAACTCGAAGATGCCAGAGGCAGGGGGTGAAAAAGATGCCTGTGGTGGGAGGAAAGGCTAACAAGGAGAGGACAGAAGACAAGCAAGGTG AATCTGTGAAAGCCTTGCTGTTAAAGGGCAAAGCACCTGTGGACCCAGAGTGTACAGCCAAGGTCGGGAAG gcTCATGTGTATTGTGAAGGAAAGGATGTCTATGATGTCATGCTAAATCAG ACCAATCTCCAGTTCAACAACAACAAGTACTATCTGATTCAGTTGTTAGAAGATGATGCCCAGAGGAACTTCAGTGTTTGGATGAGATGGGGCCGAG TGGGGAAAATGGGGCAGCACAGCTTGGTGGCTTGTTCAGGCAACCTCAGCAAGGCCAAGGAAATCTTTCAGAAGAA ATTCCttgacaaaaccaaaaacaattgGGAGGATCGTGAGAAGTTTGAAAAGGTGCCTGGAAAATATGATATGCTACAGATGGACTATGCTACCAATACGCAG GGTGAAGACGAATCAAAAAAAGAGGTATCTCTTAAATCTCCCTTGAAACCAGAGTCACAGCTAGATCTTCGGGTACAGGAGCTGATAGAGTTGATTTGTAATGTCCAGGCCATGGAAGAGATGATGATAGAAATGAAGTATAATACCAAGAAGGCCCCACTTG GGAAGTTGACAGTGGCACAAATCAAGGCAGGTTACCAGTCTCTGAAGAAGATTGAGGATTGTATTCGGGCTGGTCAGCATGGACGAGCTCTCACGGAAGCATGCAATGAATTCTACACCAGAATCCCACATGACTTTGG ACTCCGTACTCCTCCACTAATCCAGACGGAGAAAGAACTGTCAGAAAAAGTACAACTACTAGAG GCTTTGGGAGACATTGAAATTGCCATTAAGCTGGTGAAAACAGAGCTGCAAAGCCCAGAACACCCATTGGACCAACACTATAGAAACCTACATTGTGCCTTGCACCCTCTAGATCACAAAAGTTATGAGttcaaa GTGATTTCCCAGTACCTACAATCTACCCACGCTCCCACACACAATGACTATACCATGACTTTGCTGGATGTTTTTGAAGTAGAGAAGGAGGGTGAGAAAGAAGCCTTCAGAGAGGACCTTGATAACAG GATGCTGCTATGGCATGGTTCCAGGCTGAGCAACTGGGTGGGAATCCTGAGCCGTGGGCTTCGAGTTGCCCCCCCTGAGGCTCCCATCACAGGTTACATG TTTGGAAAAGGAATCTACTTTGCTGACATGTCTTCCAAGAGTGCCAATTACTGCTTTGCCTCTCACCTAAAAAATACAGGACTACTGCTCTTGTCAGAG GTAGCTCTAGGTCAGTGTAATGAGCTACTAGAAGCCAAtcctaaggcagaaggattgcttcagggCAAACACAGCACCAAGGGCCTGGGAAAGATGGCTCCCAGTCCTGGCCACTTCATCACCCT GAATGGGAGTACAGTGCCCTTAGGACCAGCAAGTGACACAGGAATTCTCAATCCCGAGGGTTATACCCTCAATTACAATGAATATATCGTCTATAACCCCAACCAGGTCCGTATGCGATACCTTCTAAAGGTTCAGTTCAATTTCCTGCAGCTATGGTGA
- the PARP2 gene encoding poly [ADP-ribose] polymerase 2 isoform X1, with protein MAARRRTGDRRTRALNETKKVNNGNTAPEDPPPAKKTRRCQRQGVKKMPVVGGKANKERTEDKQGGRSGRTWVSKRVCESVKALLLKGKAPVDPECTAKVGKAHVYCEGKDVYDVMLNQTNLQFNNNKYYLIQLLEDDAQRNFSVWMRWGRVGKMGQHSLVACSGNLSKAKEIFQKKFLDKTKNNWEDREKFEKVPGKYDMLQMDYATNTQGEDESKKEVSLKSPLKPESQLDLRVQELIELICNVQAMEEMMIEMKYNTKKAPLGKLTVAQIKAGYQSLKKIEDCIRAGQHGRALTEACNEFYTRIPHDFGLRTPPLIQTEKELSEKVQLLEALGDIEIAIKLVKTELQSPEHPLDQHYRNLHCALHPLDHKSYEFKVISQYLQSTHAPTHNDYTMTLLDVFEVEKEGEKEAFREDLDNRMLLWHGSRLSNWVGILSRGLRVAPPEAPITGYMFGKGIYFADMSSKSANYCFASHLKNTGLLLLSEVALGQCNELLEANPKAEGLLQGKHSTKGLGKMAPSPGHFITLNGSTVPLGPASDTGILNPEGYTLNYNEYIVYNPNQVRMRYLLKVQFNFLQLW; from the exons ATGGCGGCTCGGCGGAGGACCGGCGACCGCAGGACGCGAG CATTAAATGAAACCAAGAAAGTTAATAATGGCAACACAGCTCCAGAAGATCCTCCTCCTGCTAAGAAAACTCGAAGATGCCAGAGGCAGGGGGTGAAAAAGATGCCTGTGGTGGGAGGAAAGGCTAACAAGGAGAGGACAGAAGACAAGCAAGGTGGTAGGTCAGGGAGGACCTGGGTCAGCAAGAGGGTCtgtg AATCTGTGAAAGCCTTGCTGTTAAAGGGCAAAGCACCTGTGGACCCAGAGTGTACAGCCAAGGTCGGGAAG gcTCATGTGTATTGTGAAGGAAAGGATGTCTATGATGTCATGCTAAATCAG ACCAATCTCCAGTTCAACAACAACAAGTACTATCTGATTCAGTTGTTAGAAGATGATGCCCAGAGGAACTTCAGTGTTTGGATGAGATGGGGCCGAG TGGGGAAAATGGGGCAGCACAGCTTGGTGGCTTGTTCAGGCAACCTCAGCAAGGCCAAGGAAATCTTTCAGAAGAA ATTCCttgacaaaaccaaaaacaattgGGAGGATCGTGAGAAGTTTGAAAAGGTGCCTGGAAAATATGATATGCTACAGATGGACTATGCTACCAATACGCAG GGTGAAGACGAATCAAAAAAAGAGGTATCTCTTAAATCTCCCTTGAAACCAGAGTCACAGCTAGATCTTCGGGTACAGGAGCTGATAGAGTTGATTTGTAATGTCCAGGCCATGGAAGAGATGATGATAGAAATGAAGTATAATACCAAGAAGGCCCCACTTG GGAAGTTGACAGTGGCACAAATCAAGGCAGGTTACCAGTCTCTGAAGAAGATTGAGGATTGTATTCGGGCTGGTCAGCATGGACGAGCTCTCACGGAAGCATGCAATGAATTCTACACCAGAATCCCACATGACTTTGG ACTCCGTACTCCTCCACTAATCCAGACGGAGAAAGAACTGTCAGAAAAAGTACAACTACTAGAG GCTTTGGGAGACATTGAAATTGCCATTAAGCTGGTGAAAACAGAGCTGCAAAGCCCAGAACACCCATTGGACCAACACTATAGAAACCTACATTGTGCCTTGCACCCTCTAGATCACAAAAGTTATGAGttcaaa GTGATTTCCCAGTACCTACAATCTACCCACGCTCCCACACACAATGACTATACCATGACTTTGCTGGATGTTTTTGAAGTAGAGAAGGAGGGTGAGAAAGAAGCCTTCAGAGAGGACCTTGATAACAG GATGCTGCTATGGCATGGTTCCAGGCTGAGCAACTGGGTGGGAATCCTGAGCCGTGGGCTTCGAGTTGCCCCCCCTGAGGCTCCCATCACAGGTTACATG TTTGGAAAAGGAATCTACTTTGCTGACATGTCTTCCAAGAGTGCCAATTACTGCTTTGCCTCTCACCTAAAAAATACAGGACTACTGCTCTTGTCAGAG GTAGCTCTAGGTCAGTGTAATGAGCTACTAGAAGCCAAtcctaaggcagaaggattgcttcagggCAAACACAGCACCAAGGGCCTGGGAAAGATGGCTCCCAGTCCTGGCCACTTCATCACCCT GAATGGGAGTACAGTGCCCTTAGGACCAGCAAGTGACACAGGAATTCTCAATCCCGAGGGTTATACCCTCAATTACAATGAATATATCGTCTATAACCCCAACCAGGTCCGTATGCGATACCTTCTAAAGGTTCAGTTCAATTTCCTGCAGCTATGGTGA